A window of Streptomyces sp. NBC_01689 genomic DNA:
TGCCGGCTGATGCCTGCCTTGTTCCGTCACCCCGCGCACCGCATGGCGGCGGCAACCCGACGCGTGCCACGATAGTCGGCGGGATGACGCCGAGGTCTGTGCATGAGGTCGGGGCCGGTGCTCGAAGTCCGGGCCGTGGTACGGGGGGCCTCCCCCTGAGTGGTGGACACGCTGATACTGGATCTGCTTGATCCGGAGGAAGCGAGAACACCGCCGATGGCGATGAAGGACTACTCAGACGAGTTCAAGGCCGATGCCGTGGCCCTGTACGAGTCCACACCCGGGGCCACCTACAAGAGCATCGCTGCCGACCTGGGCATCAACCGGGCCACCCTGCGCGAGTGGGTGCTGCGGGACCGCGAACGCCGCGGTGTCACCGCCACGGCTGCAAAGCCGGCCGTCCAACCGGGGGCGGCGGTGCCCTCCGACGCTCCGGACGAGCGGATCCGGCAGTTGGAGGCCCGGGTGGCCGAGCTCGAGGCGAGTGAGCGGAAGCTCGCGACCGAGCGGGACATCCTCCGCAAGGCGGCCAAGTATTTCGCCGGAGAGACGAACTGGTGATCAGCCGCTTCCAGTTCGTCGACGACCACCGGGACACCTACGAGGTGAAGCGGCTCTGCCACGTCCTGGACGTGAACCGGTCCAGCTACTACAAGTGGCTCGCCGGCGCCGAGGCCCGGGCCGCCCGGCAGCACAAGGACCGGATCCTGGCCGAGGAGATCCGCGAGATCCACGGCGAGTCCGGCGGCGCCTACGGCTCCCCGCGAGTGACCGCCGAGCTCCGCGAGAAAGGACGGCGGGTCAACGAAAAGCGGGTCGCCCAGATCATGCGGACGTTCTCGATCACCGGCATCCGCCTGCGCAGACGCGTGCGCACCACTGTCCCGGACCCGGCAGCCTCACCGGTTGCGGACCTCTTCCAGCGGGACTTCACCGCCGCCGATCCGGGACGGAAGTACATGGGCGACATCACGTATCTCCCGCTCGCCGGCGGGGAGTTCCTCTATCTCGCGACCGTACTGGACTGCTTCAGCCGCAAGGTCGTCGGCTGGTCCATCGCCGACCACATGCGCACCGGCCTGGTCGCCGACGCGCTACGGATGGCAGCCTCGACCCGCGGCCGCCTCGACGGCGCCGTGTTCCATTCCGACCACGGGGCCCAATACGGATCCCGGGCCTTCGCCGGCCTCTGCGACCAGCTCGGGGTCACCCGCTCGATGGGCGCGGTCGGCACCAGCGCCGACAACGCGGCCTGCGAAAGCTTCCACGCCTCCCTGAAACGCGAGACCCTCCAGGGCGCCCACGACTATGGTGACGCCGCCACCTGCCGCCGGACCGTCTTCGCCTGGCTGACCCGCTACAACACCCGCCGCCGGCACTCCGCCAACGGCCACCTCAGCCCCAACGAATACGAACACCGACACCACACCGCTAAGCTCACGCTCGCCGCGTGATCAATAACCGCGTGCCCACCTTCACGGGGGAAGGCCCCGGAGCCGACCAACCATCCCGCGAGCGCTCCGCACGGCGAAACCGCCAGGTCGGACGCTCGGTCGGCCGACCGTCCGGTCAGGGGGGTGCAGCGGTACCCTCCCTCGCGAAGACTCCAGCACAGCCGGGAAGCAGACTCGTTCCTGTGGGCGCACTCCTGCCATTCCTGATCTTCGTCGCGATCCTCGCCGTCGTCCTGGGCTTCTTCGTATGGCTGGCATCCCGTGTGCGTCGCCGTGGCCTCGCAGGCGGGGCGATGAGTGCGGCCTTGGCCTCGTACGAGGAGGCGTTCCGTGTCACGGCCCACGATTCCCACGTGGAGATCCGAGCTCAAGCGGAGCGAAAGGCGCCGGTCCTGTCGCCTGACGGTCACTGGAGGCGAAGCCCTGGCGAAACCGCTCGCGCGGGGGCAGAGGTCCGCAGGTCCCGTCGGCCGCGCCTTCGCCGATCACGACGCGGTCTCGGACGCTGGGTCGATCGGGCGAGGCGCGGCCGTTGACCAGCGGAGGCGCGAGCGCGGATGACCCGCTTCCAACGCGGCGCATCTTTGCGGGTGTTCCGGTGCCGACCAGCAGATGCCGGGGCCGTCGAATGCGGAACGGGACGCGGATGCCGAGGCCCCACCCGCGCGCCCGGTCCCGGCCGTCAGAGGGCGGGGTGCTGGTTTCGGACCGGGCTGAGTGTCTCCAGCAGTGAGGCGATGTGCAGGATGGTCGACTCGGCGTACCAGGCGCCGACCAGTTGCACGCCGATGGGCATGCCGTCGCTGGTCGTGCCGAACCGCATGGACAGGGCCGGAAGTCCGGTCAGGCTGAACGGGACGGTCGTCGAACTGACGTGGAAGGGGCCGACCGTCTGGCCATCGAGGACGAACTCTCCGAGCGCGTGCTCGTGTGCGGGGATCGTCGTGACGGGAAGCAGCAGGACGTCGTGCTCGTGGAAGTACTCCGCGAAGCCGTCCCGGAGCCGCTCGACACCCTGCTCGGCCAGGACGTAGTCCTCCACGGACCTGTCGGGTGTGGCGAGCAGGGTCTTGGAGTAGGTGAACATCTCGTCCTCGTGACCTGCGGTGATCTCCTGGACGGCCGGCTTCATCTCCATGATGTGCTGCCGGGAGAAGAGGTCGAGGGGGTTGTCCCGTTCGAGAGCCGGGATGTCGACGGACTCGACCCCGAATCCCGACCCCCGCAATGCGTCGGCCGCGTTCCGCACGGTGGCCGCGACCTCCGGGTCGACCGGGCCGAGCCCGGAATCGACCAGCCAGCCGACACGGACGCTCCGGTCCGGTGAAACGCCCGGCCCGGTGTCGTACTCGGGCGGGAGCACGGAGAACCCGTCGATACCGTCAGGGCCCGCCACCAGCGAATACGCCAGCGCCACATCGCGGACGGTGCGGGCCATGGGGCCGGCGTGCCAGTCACGGCGCGGTGCCCGCGGCCAGAATCCCGTCATCGGGATGCGCCCGTGCGTCGGCTTGAGCGCTGCGATACCGGTGTCGGCAGCGGGCCCGCGCACCGAGATGGACAGGTCGCTGCCGAGACCGAGCGGCGACATCCCGGCGGCGATGGCCGCGGACTCCCCGCCGCTCGAACCTCCGGACGAGCGGTTGAGGTCCCAGGGATTGTTCGTCCTGCCCGTCAGGAGGTTGTCGGACTCGACCCAGTACGAGAACTCCGGGAGATTCGTCTTCGCCAGCAGGATCGCGCCCGCCCGCTTCAAGCGCGCCACGGCGGTGGCGTCCGTGCTGGGGATACGCCCCGCGAAGACCGGCGAACCGCGCTGGGTGAGCACGCCTGCGGTGTCGAAGCCGTCCTTGACGGTGAAGGGCACGCCATGGAGCGGACCCACCGGTACACCTGCCGCGAGGTCCGCGTCCGCATCCTTTGCAGCGTCGAGCGCACCGTCGGCGAGCGTCACGATCGCGTTCACGCGAGGATTGGTCGCCTCGATCCGGTCGAGGTGCGCCTGGACCACCTCGACGGAGGAGACCTTCCTCGTGCGGATCAGCTCGGCGAGTTCGGTCGCGTCGGAGTGGATGAGGGCGGTCGCCATGATGCAGTTCCCTTCATATCTACATATACCGCATCACTATCCAGTCGAATTTCCGCTTCGGACGGCGCGACGCGCCGCCGTGCTGTGGAGCGGACCCGCTCCGGCCCCTCGAAGTCGGGAGGCCGACTTCGAAACGACGTCGGCCGCAGTCGGCAGACGTCGGACCCGCACTCTTGCCGTACATGACACGATTCCAGGGGGCGGGGCCCCAGCCCTACGGCCAAGGCGGCGGAACTGTGCGACGTATGGTCGGCACCAAAGCAGGCCGGCGTCCTACTTCCTCTTGCGCGACCGGCCGCGCCCTTCCCTCGTGGCACAGGCCGCGTCCGCACGCCTGACGACCAGCCTCGATCGGGCCGCTGTCACACAGCTGCCACGCCCCACGCGCCACCGCGTCCCTCCGCATGTCACGATGCTGGCGAGCGCCCCGCCACGCACTGCACAGCACGGGGAGCTCTCGGCCGTGCGCAGCTGCTCCGCCCCCGTCGGCGGCTGCGCACGGCACCCCGTTCACCGAGGTCCAGCAGCGACGAACGGCACGCCGATCGAGGTCGCGAACACGACCGTGGCATCGATGCCAGGGGTGATGGGCGCCGCGGGGAGTCCGCGCCCTGGTCTGCTGCTATAGGCCGTCGCCCTCGATTCAGTGAGCCACCAGGGTCGAGCAAGGCGAAGCAGGGCGGCCCCATCGTTTCCATGAGTCCCCGTTTCTTCGCCCTCGAAGGGCCGGGGGACGACGTCCGTCGGGCGGTCGCCATGAAGCACACGTCAGTCGGCACATCATCGGCCATACGTTCCGAAAATTGCTTGCAGCGCCTGCCTGGAGTGCAGACATGACAGCCTCGCTGCAGGAGATCACTCATGGGATTCTTCGCCATCGACTGGACCGGCGAAGGCACCGACTTCCGCTCCGGACTCTGGCGGCTCGACATCGCGGACGGGCAGCAGGGCCGAGGTTACGGACGCTTCGCAGTGCAGTCCGTAGCCGGCGAGATCCGGCGACGAGGCGGCACCCGGCTGACGACCACGTGGCATCCCGGAGCAGACGGCCCAGCAGGCTTCTGTCTGGCACTCGGCTTCCAGCCGACAGGAGAGACCAGCGGAGACCAGACGGTGGGCGTGCTGGCACTGAACTGACCCCGAGGAACTGCCGCCCCAGCGCTCACGCACGCGTTGAGCGACCCTCCGTCGAGCTCTCGGACACCTCGATGCCCGCCAATTTCGTTGAGCCCACACCCTGCCATGGTGTTGGCTGGCGGCACCGAATTGTCAGTACCGCAGGTGTCCGCTCGACTGGAGCAGGGGGTTCAACGTGCAGGACATTGTTGTCGACCCGGTCGCCCACAATCGGGCAGCCTGGGACAAGTATGTCCAAGAGGGCAACGAGTGGTCGACGCCGGTGAGTTCCGAGGAGGTCGAGCGCGCTCGCGCGGGCGACTGGTCGATCGTTCTCATCGGGCGTGAGCCGGTCGACCGCTCCTGGCTGCCGACGGACCTGACCGGCAAGGACGTGTTGTGCCTCGCCTCCGGCGGTGGCCAGCAGGGTCCGATCCTCGCCGCCGCGGGCGCGCGGGTCACCGTATTCGACAACTCACCCCGCCAACTCGGCCAGGACCAGATGGTGGCGGCGCGTGACGGACTCGAACTCCGCACCGTCCTGGGCGACATGCGCGACCTCAGCGCCTTCGGCGACGCAACGTTCGACGTCGTGTTCCATCCGGTCTCCAACTTGTTCGTACCGGACGTGGCACCGGTGTGGCGTGAGTGCTTCCGCGTCCTGCGACCCGGCGGAACTCTGCTCGCGGGCTTCCTCAACCCTGATGCGTACTTGTTCGACCACGAGGCGCTCGACGAGCGCGGCGAGCTGATCGTCGTGCACAAGCTGCCCTACAGCGATGTCACGCAGTACTCCGCCGAAGAACGCGCCACGAAGTTCGGTGCGGATGCCGCTCTGGAATACAGCCACACCCTCACCGACCAGATCGGCGGGCAACTCGCCGCGGGTTTCGTCCTCACCGGCTTCGCGGAAGCGCCGCACCAGTCCAACGCGTCCGCTCCCTACATGTCGAACTACTTTGCGACGCGGGCGGTCAAGCCGGGCTGATCCAACCGTCGGGCCGACCGAGTCGGCCGCGTTCTACTAGTAGGGCCAAGGGGAGCGCTGTGCCGGACCGACCCGCCATTGACGTATGAAGTCCTGTCGGCCCCCAGCTCCGCGCCGGGGGCCGGTGGTCTGTCAATTGGCCTGTTCAAAGGCCTCACGGACGTTGGCCGGGACCCGTCCGCGGTCGTTGACCTCGTACCCGTTGCTCCGCGCCCAGGTGCGCATCTCAACGGCGCTGGGGCCGTCGGCGTCGGCCCTGCGGCCTTTGCTCACCTTCGTGCGACCGGTCTTCCGGCCTGCCTGAATGAAGCGGGCAAGGGCATCGGCGAGCTCGTCGTAACTGTCCGGTGACAGATCGATTTCGTACTTTACACCATTCAGTGAAAACTCGTGAGTGGAGATCTCCGGGTGCTCTTTACCCGTGAGGTCGTCGGTGTAGACCGTAATTGTCTTCTGAACCATAGTTGGATGGTACTCCAAATGCTCACCCATTCGATCCCGATGTTTCGAATCGCAATGGTTCCGCTCTTTCCTCATGGAGGTGGAGCGGACCTCTCATAGCGGACCTCTCATAGCGGACCTCTCAGGTGGAGCGGCGGAATTCGCCGGCCTGGTCCGTTCCCCGCAGATCGGGCGTCCGTGTCCGAGTCGCCTCGGAATGCAGCGGTCCGCTCGTCTCCGGCGCCGCGTCCGTGAGCGACAGGCTGCCAGGAGCCCTCAGGCAGTGGTGATCGCTTGACGGGAGTGCGGTGCACTGGTGTGTGGTGCCGGTGAGGCCGGGGGCGACGGGGGCGGTGAGGGATTGACCGATGTCCTGGGCGTTGGCCTGCCGATTCGCCGGAGCTCGCAGCCGTTCCCCTGGGGAAGCGGGCTGGTCCGACCCTGCCGACGAACGGGCCGTGCCGGCCTGGAACGAACAGACGGCCGCCCGTGGACGGGAACACGTCGACGCCAACGTGATCGGCATCGGTGCGCGCATGCACACCCGGGAGGAGGCGACGAAGTTCGTCGAGATCCTCCTGAAGACCCTGTATTCCGGGGACGACCGCCACGCGCGGAGCATCGCGATGCTCGACCGGTACGGGACGACGGGCGAACTCCCCGAACTCCATTGAGCCGCTCGGTCGCGCACGACAATCCCGTCGACGTCGGCGGATGTCCCCGGGATACTGGACGCCCATGGACGAGGTCGAGGTCGTGGTCGCCCATTCCGAGCGCGCCACGTTGCGGGTCGGCGACGTGTTCCTGAAGGTGGACGCCGATCAGTCGCGCATCGACGTCGAGGTCGAGGTGATGTCCCTCGCGCCGGTCCCGACCCCGGAGGTGCTGTGGCGCAAGCCGCCCGTGCTCGCGCTCGCCGCGGTCCCGGGGACGACGCTCGGGCGCCTCGGCGGACCGTCGACCGGGTCGCCGGCGGCATGGGCCGCGGCGGGCGCCGCCATCCGCAAGCTGCACGACGCGCCGCTGCCGGCCCGGGTCGGCGGGGCCGGGCGGGACATCGTCGCGCTGACGGCGGAACTCGACGACGAGTGCGAGCGCCTCGTGGCGAACGGTGTCCTGCCCGTCGACCTGGTCACCCGCAACCGCCAGGTCGCCGAAGCCGCGCTCCGGACGTGGATTCCCGCGTTCACGCACGGCGACCTGCAGATCGCGCACGTCTTCGTCGACGGCGGTGAGGTCACCGGCATCATCGACTGGTCCGAGGCGGGCCAGGGCGACGCCCTGTACGACCTCGCCACCTTCACCCTCGGGCACGAGGAGCACCTCGACGACGTCATCGCCGGTTATGGCACCGACGTCGACCTCGACGTGATCCAGGCGTGGTGGTCGTTGCGAAGCCTTCTGATTGTTCGCTGGCTGACGGAGCACGGCTTCGACCCCTTCGCGCCGGGCTGTGAGGTCGACGTGCTGAGGTCCCGGATGTGAGGCGGCGCGAACTCGACGCGATGCCGGTGGCGGAGGGGGGCCCACGTGGGCGCCGCCATTCGTGACGGGAATCGGGTGTCTGGGCCGCTCTGGTCGGCTCGTGGCAAGGAGCCCCGCGTCGTACGGTAGAGGCATCAGGTGGCGCGCCTACGCAGCACCCGCGCCCCCAGCACCCTGGGGTGATGTCCGCCTCACGTGACTGTGAAGGGCCACCCCGCGGCCACCCCGCGTCTGCCGAGCACGAGTGTGAGAGCGGCTCGGCGCCGTTCCCGGACGGTTTCCGGCGCGACACCTCAGACGCCTGAGAATCTCCGAAGGCAGGTAGGCCCATGTCCATGTCGACCCACGTCGCCGCTGCCCTTACCGGCCTGACCCTCGCATTCGGCACCGCGGCTCTCGTCGTCCCCGCCGCCCACGCGGACATTCCCGCCTGTACCCGGATGGCTGGCCAGGCTGGTGCCGGCGACAGCGGCAGCATCACGTCGGCGTGCCACCTCGGTGTGAGCGGCGACCTCCAGGGCTGCGTGAACGGACTCACCGCGGCCGGAGTACCAGGCGGGGCCGCGAACGGAGCCTGCAGACTGGCGGCCCACGAGCCCCGCTGAACCCGTCCGGAGCCGTGCTTGCGGGCGCCGCCCCCTCCCGACCGAGCGCGTGATCCCCACCGTGCCGTACG
This region includes:
- a CDS encoding IS3 family transposase (programmed frameshift), encoding MAMKDYSDEFKADAVALYESTPGATYKSIAADLGINRATLREWVLRDRERRGVTATAAKPAVQPGAAVPSDAPDERIRQLEARVAELEASERKLATERDILRKAAKYFAGGDELVISRFQFVDDHRDTYEVKRLCHVLDVNRSSYYKWLAGAEARAARQHKDRILAEEIREIHGESGGAYGSPRVTAELREKGRRVNEKRVAQIMRTFSITGIRLRRRVRTTVPDPAASPVADLFQRDFTAADPGRKYMGDITYLPLAGGEFLYLATVLDCFSRKVVGWSIADHMRTGLVADALRMAASTRGRLDGAVFHSDHGAQYGSRAFAGLCDQLGVTRSMGAVGTSADNAACESFHASLKRETLQGAHDYGDAATCRRTVFAWLTRYNTRRRHSANGHLSPNEYEHRHHTAKLTLAA
- a CDS encoding amidase encodes the protein MATALIHSDATELAELIRTRKVSSVEVVQAHLDRIEATNPRVNAIVTLADGALDAAKDADADLAAGVPVGPLHGVPFTVKDGFDTAGVLTQRGSPVFAGRIPSTDATAVARLKRAGAILLAKTNLPEFSYWVESDNLLTGRTNNPWDLNRSSGGSSGGESAAIAAGMSPLGLGSDLSISVRGPAADTGIAALKPTHGRIPMTGFWPRAPRRDWHAGPMARTVRDVALAYSLVAGPDGIDGFSVLPPEYDTGPGVSPDRSVRVGWLVDSGLGPVDPEVAATVRNAADALRGSGFGVESVDIPALERDNPLDLFSRQHIMEMKPAVQEITAGHEDEMFTYSKTLLATPDRSVEDYVLAEQGVERLRDGFAEYFHEHDVLLLPVTTIPAHEHALGEFVLDGQTVGPFHVSSTTVPFSLTGLPALSMRFGTTSDGMPIGVQLVGAWYAESTILHIASLLETLSPVRNQHPAL
- a CDS encoding class I SAM-dependent methyltransferase, translated to MQDIVVDPVAHNRAAWDKYVQEGNEWSTPVSSEEVERARAGDWSIVLIGREPVDRSWLPTDLTGKDVLCLASGGGQQGPILAAAGARVTVFDNSPRQLGQDQMVAARDGLELRTVLGDMRDLSAFGDATFDVVFHPVSNLFVPDVAPVWRECFRVLRPGGTLLAGFLNPDAYLFDHEALDERGELIVVHKLPYSDVTQYSAEERATKFGADAALEYSHTLTDQIGGQLAAGFVLTGFAEAPHQSNASAPYMSNYFATRAVKPG
- a CDS encoding histone-like nucleoid-structuring protein Lsr2 gives rise to the protein MVQKTITVYTDDLTGKEHPEISTHEFSLNGVKYEIDLSPDSYDELADALARFIQAGRKTGRTKVSKGRRADADGPSAVEMRTWARSNGYEVNDRGRVPANVREAFEQAN
- a CDS encoding phosphotransferase family protein, with the translated sequence MDEVEVVVAHSERATLRVGDVFLKVDADQSRIDVEVEVMSLAPVPTPEVLWRKPPVLALAAVPGTTLGRLGGPSTGSPAAWAAAGAAIRKLHDAPLPARVGGAGRDIVALTAELDDECERLVANGVLPVDLVTRNRQVAEAALRTWIPAFTHGDLQIAHVFVDGGEVTGIIDWSEAGQGDALYDLATFTLGHEEHLDDVIAGYGTDVDLDVIQAWWSLRSLLIVRWLTEHGFDPFAPGCEVDVLRSRM